The nucleotide sequence AGCTCTTTGAGTATTTCTTGAACTACTTTTACCTTCTCCAGCCACTTAGGGTCTGAAATGTCTATTACATGAAGAAGAATGTCTGCCTCTTGGACCTCCTCCAAAGTAGCCTTGAAAGACTCTATCAGCTCCGGAGGAAGTTTTCTTATGAACCCCACCGTATCTGTAACAAGGATCTTTATGTCTGGAAATAGGAACTTGGCTGAAGTTTTTGTGTCCAACGTAGCAAAAAGCATATCTTCCACAAAGGTTTCTCTACCTGTGAGGACTTGCATCAGACTGGACTTGCCCACGTTTGTGTATCCAACGAGCGCCACCTTAACCACCTTTATATCCCCGTATTCCCTCTCTCTCTTCTTTCTCTGCTGTCTTCTTTGTCTTTTTATCTCCTCAAGCTCCTCCTTTATCTGTTGTATCCTTTTCTTTATAGCACGCCTCTTAATCTCTAGCTCTTGCTCTCCCGGACCTCTTGTGCCTACTCCACCGCCCAAACGGGAAAGCTCCTTACCTTTTCCATACAGTCTTGGCAGTTGATGGGTAAGCTTGGCAAGCTCTACCTGAAGCTTGGCGGTTTTACTTCTTACCCTTCTTGAAAATATTTCAAGCACTAAGTCTGCCCTATCTAAAACACTAACCCCCAACAGGTCTTCCAAGTTGGAAACCTGAGAAGGACTTAAAAAAGCGTCAAAAACTACGCAGTCCGCACCAGTACCTTGAACTACCTCTTTCAACTCTTGGGCTTTCCCAGCACCTATGTAATATCTCGGATCCGGTGCCTGTCTTTTTTGATAGACATACCCTAAGCTTTTGCCCCCTACCGCCCTAAGGAGTTCTTTTAACTCCTCTAAGGATTCTCTAAACTCCTGCTTTGTTTCTGAAGAAAGGACGCACGCTAAAATTGCTTTCATTCATCCACCAAGCACTATGGTGCTTATGGCATGCTTGTATATAAGGTTTGGCTCTCCCTCTACTTCCAAAAGCACGGTGTATTTGTCGTGGTTTAAAATCTTGCCCGTTATTCTGTTTCCCCTGGTTAAAAATACCGTAACTGTCGCATTCTTTCTTTTTAGCTCTTCAATAAACTCATCTTGCACGCTTTCGTTTTTCTCCATAGGTATCATTTCTACCTCCTCAAGTATAAAATATAATACAAACTCCAGCGGGTGTGGCGGAATTGGCAGACGCGCGGGACTCAGGATCCCGTGGGCATTTGCCCGTGAGGGTTCAAGTCCCTCCACCCGCATTATAATGTTTAAGCATGAGGTTCTTAATAGTTGGTGATATCATAGGCAAACCCGGAAGGAAAGCACTCAAACATTACACCATATCCCACCCCAACAGCTTTGATGTGCTGATCGTAAATGTGGAAAACTCCGCAGGAGGTTTTGGCATAAACAGGAAGGTTTATGAGGAGCTAAAGTCCTTGGGAGTGGATGTAATGACTTCTGGCAATCACATATGGGATAAAAAGGAAGTGTTGGAGTTTATAGATGTGGAGGACCTTCTTAGACCTGCAAACTATCCTCCAAATGTGCCCGGCAAAGGTTACGGAGTTTATCAAAAGAACGGTATAAAGTTTGCAGTCATAAACCTGATGGGTAGGGTTTTCTTGGATCCTCACCTGGAAAATCCCTTCTACACCTTTGACCGCCTATACGAGGAATTAAGCAAACAAACTCCAATCATACTGGTAGACTTTCACGCAGAAGCAACCTCCGAAAAATACGCCTTTGGGATGTATGTGGACGGAAGGGCAAGCGTGGTTTTTGGCACACACACTCACGTTCCTACCGCAGACCAGATTGTCCTAAGGAATGGCACAGGCTTTGTTAGTGATGTGGGTATGTCTGGATGTTGGTATTCAGTCATAGGGATGAAGCCTGAGCAAATTATCAACAAGTTTCTAACAGGGATTCCTCAGAGGTATGAAGTGGAAGAGAAAGAGGATGTGGTTTTTAACGCCATTTTGGTGAATATTGACGAAAGCTCTGGAAAGTGTTTAAGCATCCAAAGGATCCAAAAATACATCACAAAGGATGATCTAAAGGAACTATAATATTTTCATGCTTTGTATAGACCTGTCTGGAAAGAAAGCTCTTGTTACTGGTTCCACAAGGGGCATAGGAAGAGCTATCGCTGAATTTTTAGCAAAGGCTGGGGCGCAGGTTGTAATAACTGGCAGGGATGAGAAAAGGGCTCAAGAGGTTGCAAAGTCTATATCTTCTAATGCAATAGGAATAGGCATGGACCTTTCTGATCTCCAGTCCATACGCGCTGGATATGAGGCTGTGGAAAAGGAGGTTGGTTCGGTGGATATATTGGTAAACAATGCAGGCATTACAAAGGACAAGCTATTCTTGAGAATGACCTTGGAGGATTGGGAAGAAGTTCTAAGAGTAAATTTAACTGGGACTTATCTTATAACCTCTTTGGCTGTAAAGGGTATGTTAAAAAAGCGCTGGGGAAGGATCATAAACATATCCTCTGTTGTAGGTTTTATTGGAAACGTGGGACAGGTAAATTACTCTTCCACAAAGTCTGCTCTAATTGGTTTTACCAAAAGTCTGGCAAAGGAACTGGCAAGCAGGAACATAACCGTAAATGCCATAGCTCCAGGTTTTATAGAAACAGACATGACCGCCTCTTTGTCGGAAGAGATAAAGAAAGAATACCTAAGAAACATACCCCTTCAAAGGTTTGGCACTCCTGAGGATATAGCGGGAATGGTTGCCTTCCTTTGCTCACCTATGGCGGACTACATAACTGGGGAGATAATCCACATAAACGGCGGTATGTTCTAAGTTATGTTCAAGTTTGAGGTCATCAAAAGCGACGGAAGGGCAAGGAGGGGTAGGCTATACACTCCGAGAGGTGTAATAGAAACTCCAGTTTTTATGCCTGTAGGCACGCAGGGGACAGTAAAGGCAATGATCCACAAACTTTTAGAGGAAATAGGAACCCAGATCATCCTAAGCAACACCTACCATCTTTACCTAAGGCCGGGGGTAGAAGTAATCCAACAAGCAGGCGGGCTTCACTCCTTTATAGGTTGGAAAGGTCCCATACTTACGGACAGCGGGGGCTTTCAGGTTTTTTCCCTTTCCAGAGATAGGCTGAAAGGTGGTAAATCCAAGGTGAAGATCACTCAAGAGGGGGTATACTTCAGAGACCATCTGGCGGGAGATTATCATCTCTTTACGCCAGAAAAGGTGGTGCAGATACAAGAAATCTTTGGCTCAGAAATCATCATGCCCCTTGACGAGTGCGTAGAGTATCCTACCACCTACGCTTACGCAAAAGAAGCATTAGAGAGGACCATAGAGTGGTTGGACAGGTCCATAAAGGCAAAAAGAAGAGAAGATCAGGTGCTTTTTGGCATTGTTCAAGGTGCCTTTTTTGAAGACCTACGGAAGGAATCTGCCCTTAGGACAGTAGAAAGGGACCTTTTTGGATACGCCATAGGGGGACTTTCGGTGGGTGAGCCAAAGGAAGTTATGGTGGAGATGGCTCATCTTGTTTGTGAATATTTGCCCTTTGATAGACCAAGGTATTTGATGGGAGTAGGTATGCCAGAGGATATTCTGATGGCGATAGGGGTTGGGGTGGATATGTTTGACTGCGTAGCACCCACCAGAATGGCTCGCACAGGCACACTTTTTACCTCACAGGGTAAAATAAACATAAGAAGTGAAAAGTATAAAAAAGACTTCTCTACGCCTGACCCAGAATGCAACTGTTATACTTGCAAGAACTTCTCCAGAGCCTATCTTAGACACTTGTTTAACGCCGATGAGATTTCAGCTTACATTCTTAGCACAATCCACAACCTTTACTTTTACCACAAACTAACGGAAGGGGCAAGAAGGGCTATAGAGGAGGGGAAGTTTGAGCAATACAAAAGGCAGTGGTTGGAAAGGTTATCGGTGGCTGTGGGCTAAGCTTTTGATCTTGTTCTTGACATTGATACTGTCCTTTTCACAAGAAAAGGTGTCAGAAAACCTCACTTAGGATACTCTTACGCCGCTGAAGCTATGGAAGAGCTTGAAAGTCTTTGATAGAAGCTTATCAATTGGACAAAAAAGGAAGATATCTTAAACACCATATCATTGGAAGAGATAAAGAGGTTTGTAAGCTCAAAAAGACAAGGTAAGTAACCACTTGCAAAACGAGAAAAAGTATGAGATAATGATAAAGTCATGCCGCGTTTGCAGGATACAAAAAAGAGAATTCTGGAAGTGGCTTTAAAGCTCTTTTCGGAAAGGGGTATAAAAGAAACAACCGTAAAGGATATTGCCAAAGAGGTGGGGATAACCGAAGGTGCCATCTACAGACACTTTACCAGTAAGGATGAGCTGGTAAATACCATCTTCTCAACTTACTCTCAGAACTTTTACAGTGAACTTATTTCTGTGGTTGAAAGCGAAGAAAGTATAAAAGATAGGTTCTTTAAGTTAGTGCGGGCGTTTTTAAACTTTTGCTTTGAAAATCCCCAAGCATTCAAGTTTATCAATCTCTTTCACTACCTAAGGGCTCAGGAGGTGAGAAACTTTCAAAACCTGCCTAAGGATGCGGTGCTAAAACTTATAGATGAAGGTATAAGGGAGGGTATCATAAAGGTAAGAAGAGAGTTGGCTTTGGCTGTTTTTGTTGGCACTTTAGAAAGGACCTTTCTTTTGGTGGATGGTGGAGTGATAAAAAGGGAGGAGGGCATGGAAGAGGAATTAGCAGCAGTCCTTTGGAAAGCCCTCTGTTTTACTTCCCAATAACCAAAATAGCTCCCGGACGCTTTATTCTTGGTGCGACTATTTCCATAACTCTGAATTGATGGACCATGTTGCTTGTTTCTACATAGGCAAGGGATATATCAAGAGCTATCACTAAGTCCATGTTCTGAGGTCCTGCGGATACCAATATTGCTTTTCCTTCTGGCACTATGGGGGTATGATGAACTTCGCTAACGATCTTTTTTATCTGTTCTATCTCAAGAAGACCGGTGTTGTGATAAACGCGGTTTAGTTTAAAGTAATCCTTTGGATTTAGGATAAGATGGTAGGGACCAAAGAAACCGCTCTCTGTTAGCTTTGCTATACCCAAGGAAACGTCGTTGAAAGCATTCCCCATAACATCCCAGTCACTCATGGATATTGTTTGTCTTCCTTCCACTGTAAGCAATCCGTCAATACCCAACTTCTTATTACCGTGTATAATCAGCGTGTCTTCTGCCACAGCGGTCGCAAAGGATGCAGTGGAAGCGGCGGATGTATCAATTGGGAGATTAAACTGCCTCCAGTATTCAAGGTCCCTCCAGCTTATGGAAAAGGGCTTATAAATGGTGGGTAATACTATATGTTTGCGCTGACCAGTTCTGACAGGCTCACATGTTTGAGCCTCTTCTCCTGGTCTTACCTCACAGCTACCCGGTTCTACCCCAAGGAAAACATCGTATGAGATCACCTGATGTCCCGCACCTATGGGTCCAACCACGGGCATAAACCTTCTGCATACTAAGCTATTCTTCGCTACATTTATTATTGCTTTCTCTAAGGTTTCCCACTCTTCTGCTGTAAGCGGTGATTGATCTTTTCCCAAAAAGTCCATAATTTACCTCCTTTTTTCCAAAATTATAACTAAAATTAAAATATGGGCCTGAGAAAAGCTACTTTAAGAGATGCAGTCTTTATATACTCACTGATAAACGCTTATGCCAAGGGAGGGATTTTGCTTCCAAGAAGTCTTAACTCCATTTATGAGAATATAAGGGACTTTTGGGTATACGAGAAGGATGGACAGATTGTTGGTTGCTGTGCTTTGCACGTGGTTTGGGAAGATTTGGCTGAGATAAAGAGTTTGGCTGTAAGGGAAGACCTAAAGGGAAAAGGTGTGGGCACAAGTTTGGTTCAGGCGTGCTTAAAAGAGGCCAAAGACCTTGGAGTAAAGCGGGTTTTTGTCCTTACTTATGCGGTGGGTTTCTTTGAAAGGTTTGGTTTTTATACTATCCAGAAGGAAAGCCTTCCTCACAAAGTTTGGGGTGAGTGTATAAACTGCATAAAGTTCCCTTCCTGCGACGAAGTAGCAATGCAGATGGAAGTTGAAAAACTAAGCTTGGTGGAAGAATATGAAAATACACTTTGAGTATTTAACATCAGTCCATAGCTTGGGCAAACTTTACGAAAAAGTTAAAAATGTTCCCTTCGTTTACGTTGATACAGAAACAGTTGGAGATAAAACCATAAGACTGGTTCAAATCGCTTCGGAGGAAGACATATTCCTGTTGGACCTCTACGAATTGGGAGAGGTAGGCGTAAGCTTTTTAAAAGACCTACTATCTAAAAAGGGTATTGTGGGCCATAACCTTAAGTTTGATCTAAGGTATATGCTAAGCTATGGAATAGAACCTTATGCGGTGTTTGATACAATGATCGCAAGCCAACTTATTGGAGATTCAGACAGACACTCTTTGCAAAAGTTAGCCATTCATTATTTGGGAGAGGTTTTGGATAAAAGCCTTCAACTTTCCAATTGGGGTTCCCTAAGGCTTTCAAGAGAGCAGTTAGAATACGCCGCTTTGGACGTAAAGGTGGTAAGAGACCTATTTCCTATTCTTCTAAAAAAGCTAAATGAAGCGACTCCAATAATTGAAGATAACT is from Thermocrinis jamiesonii and encodes:
- the hflX gene encoding GTPase HflX, with the translated sequence MKAILACVLSSETKQEFRESLEELKELLRAVGGKSLGYVYQKRQAPDPRYYIGAGKAQELKEVVQGTGADCVVFDAFLSPSQVSNLEDLLGVSVLDRADLVLEIFSRRVRSKTAKLQVELAKLTHQLPRLYGKGKELSRLGGGVGTRGPGEQELEIKRRAIKKRIQQIKEELEEIKRQRRQQRKKREREYGDIKVVKVALVGYTNVGKSSLMQVLTGRETFVEDMLFATLDTKTSAKFLFPDIKILVTDTVGFIRKLPPELIESFKATLEEVQEADILLHVIDISDPKWLEKVKVVQEILKELNADEKPTIYVFNKADKLVEKEEDIKLLTEPAFLKGRSVVVSSKYRWGIRELLNAIREKVEELMEAKI
- the hfq gene encoding RNA chaperone Hfq, with amino-acid sequence MIPMEKNESVQDEFIEELKRKNATVTVFLTRGNRITGKILNHDKYTVLLEVEGEPNLIYKHAISTIVLGG
- a CDS encoding TIGR00282 family metallophosphoesterase, translated to MRFLIVGDIIGKPGRKALKHYTISHPNSFDVLIVNVENSAGGFGINRKVYEELKSLGVDVMTSGNHIWDKKEVLEFIDVEDLLRPANYPPNVPGKGYGVYQKNGIKFAVINLMGRVFLDPHLENPFYTFDRLYEELSKQTPIILVDFHAEATSEKYAFGMYVDGRASVVFGTHTHVPTADQIVLRNGTGFVSDVGMSGCWYSVIGMKPEQIINKFLTGIPQRYEVEEKEDVVFNAILVNIDESSGKCLSIQRIQKYITKDDLKEL
- the fabG gene encoding 3-oxoacyl-[acyl-carrier-protein] reductase, producing MLCIDLSGKKALVTGSTRGIGRAIAEFLAKAGAQVVITGRDEKRAQEVAKSISSNAIGIGMDLSDLQSIRAGYEAVEKEVGSVDILVNNAGITKDKLFLRMTLEDWEEVLRVNLTGTYLITSLAVKGMLKKRWGRIINISSVVGFIGNVGQVNYSSTKSALIGFTKSLAKELASRNITVNAIAPGFIETDMTASLSEEIKKEYLRNIPLQRFGTPEDIAGMVAFLCSPMADYITGEIIHINGGMF
- the tgt gene encoding tRNA guanosine(34) transglycosylase Tgt gives rise to the protein MFKFEVIKSDGRARRGRLYTPRGVIETPVFMPVGTQGTVKAMIHKLLEEIGTQIILSNTYHLYLRPGVEVIQQAGGLHSFIGWKGPILTDSGGFQVFSLSRDRLKGGKSKVKITQEGVYFRDHLAGDYHLFTPEKVVQIQEIFGSEIIMPLDECVEYPTTYAYAKEALERTIEWLDRSIKAKRREDQVLFGIVQGAFFEDLRKESALRTVERDLFGYAIGGLSVGEPKEVMVEMAHLVCEYLPFDRPRYLMGVGMPEDILMAIGVGVDMFDCVAPTRMARTGTLFTSQGKINIRSEKYKKDFSTPDPECNCYTCKNFSRAYLRHLFNADEISAYILSTIHNLYFYHKLTEGARRAIEEGKFEQYKRQWLERLSVAVG
- a CDS encoding TetR/AcrR family transcriptional regulator, with translation MPRLQDTKKRILEVALKLFSERGIKETTVKDIAKEVGITEGAIYRHFTSKDELVNTIFSTYSQNFYSELISVVESEESIKDRFFKLVRAFLNFCFENPQAFKFINLFHYLRAQEVRNFQNLPKDAVLKLIDEGIREGIIKVRRELALAVFVGTLERTFLLVDGGVIKREEGMEEELAAVLWKALCFTSQ
- a CDS encoding family 1 encapsulin nanocompartment shell protein, translating into MDFLGKDQSPLTAEEWETLEKAIINVAKNSLVCRRFMPVVGPIGAGHQVISYDVFLGVEPGSCEVRPGEEAQTCEPVRTGQRKHIVLPTIYKPFSISWRDLEYWRQFNLPIDTSAASTASFATAVAEDTLIIHGNKKLGIDGLLTVEGRQTISMSDWDVMGNAFNDVSLGIAKLTESGFFGPYHLILNPKDYFKLNRVYHNTGLLEIEQIKKIVSEVHHTPIVPEGKAILVSAGPQNMDLVIALDISLAYVETSNMVHQFRVMEIVAPRIKRPGAILVIGK
- a CDS encoding N-acetyltransferase, translating into MGLRKATLRDAVFIYSLINAYAKGGILLPRSLNSIYENIRDFWVYEKDGQIVGCCALHVVWEDLAEIKSLAVREDLKGKGVGTSLVQACLKEAKDLGVKRVFVLTYAVGFFERFGFYTIQKESLPHKVWGECINCIKFPSCDEVAMQMEVEKLSLVEEYENTL